GATTTACGACATCAACGGACAGTTGATCCAGAATGAAGGATTTGGCCACGTGGGCGACAGCGTAAGCCGACTGATTCACTTCAACAAGAACCTCGCTACAGGAATGTACATGGTTCACATCGTTGTGGATGGCGAGCGCTTTGCTACCGAGCGACTGATTGTGATGTAATCTACAAACCTGACAGCGTCCGGAGAGGATCTGTCAGCGTTTGTTGAAACCAATAGAGAAGCCCCCGGCGAGCAATCGTTGGGGGTTTTTCATGCGTAACACTTTGCGAGCAATAACCGTTGTAATAACTTGTTATCCACGGAAAAATAACCTAACTTGGCCGACATGAAATGGCTTGTTCACGCAATCACGTGGGTTTTGGTTCTCACTTTTTCTCCAACGTTGTGGGGACAAAACGAAGAATCAAATCAGACTGCAGTAGAGGTTATTTCGTCTAATCGGGATGACGTGAAGAAGGTCATCATCGTGTTGGAAGAAGCAGAAGGTATCACTGTAACCGGAATCGTCTCGAAAAACTGGATACATTTCACATACGAAACGGAAGCACAGCGAAAAGAGGCTATGAATCAGCTTCTGTTGAGAGGGGTTACCGTGAACCAAAAAGGAGGAATGCCTCTGGGTTATCCGCTACCTGTAAGCAATGAGGACCAATA
This genomic stretch from Cryomorphaceae bacterium harbors:
- a CDS encoding T9SS C-terminal target domain-containing protein produces the protein IYDINGQLIQNEGFGHVGDSVSRLIHFNKNLATGMYMVHIVVDGERFATERLIVM